A stretch of the Gavia stellata isolate bGavSte3 chromosome 11, bGavSte3.hap2, whole genome shotgun sequence genome encodes the following:
- the LOC132317724 gene encoding proline-rich protein 22-like, protein MALPPLRLPARGPRAPPAPWLLQPFVLPKTFYPRGSPNLCQLPGQEQLFPAAWAPPVGVAPQAPQAPPAAYTQQGRAVTPAPPLLPTSIPGYQQIQGQPAETKTSGSATPRAAPPGSNIPPGSDVPPSPSAAPHEQALGDPTGDLAVAEEVLLEEALRLFGCSPDAVGVSQDAPSSGPRPGDPGGTSAAIPHCDFASLSLPEELLSPDYSVPETADAILSLDEFIMGLEPQEPWGDEGRDLPPSQPATAEKRGKKRAKSTSPKPASKRRALAAARGRCRIPLQGLLSLKRVNSTAQFGSVSKLANGAFTSRIQTMDQNSEQHRP, encoded by the exons ATGGCGCTGCCACCGCTGCGGCTCCCAGCGCGTgggccccgggcccccccggcaccctggCTCCTTCAGCCTTTTGTGCTCCCCAAAACCTTCTACCCCCGAG GCTCACCCAACCTGTGCCAACtgcccgggcaggagcagctcttccctgcagcctgggcacccccagtGGGGGtggccccccaggccccccagGCACCACCAGCAG CCTACACCCAGCAGGGGAGAGCGGtgaccccagcccccccgctgCTGCCGACGTCCATCCCCGGCTACCAGCAGATCCAGGGGCAGCCCGCAGAGACCAAGACCTCTGGCAGTGCCacccccagggcagcaccccCGGGAAGCAACATCCCCCCGGGCAGCgacgtcccccccagcccctctgctgccccccaCGAGCAAGCCCTCGGGGACCCCACAGGCGACCTCGCCGTGGCCGAGGAGGTCCTTCTCGAAGAGGCCCTGAGGCTCTTTGGTTGCTCCCCGGACGCGGTGGGGGTCAGCCAGGATGCTCCCAGCAGCGGCCCCAGgcctggggaccctggtggCACCAGTGCAGCCATCCCCCACTGCGACTTCGCCTCGCTCTCCCTGCCCGAGGAGCTGCTCAGCCCCGACTACAGCGTCCCCGAGACTGCCGACGCCATCCTCAGCCTGGACGAGTTCATCATGGGGCTGGAGCCCCAGGAGCCGTGGggggatgagggcagggacctgccaccGTCCCAGCCTGCCACGGCAGAGAAGCGGGGGAAGAAGCGGGCCAAGAGCACCTCGCCAAAGCCAGCCAGCAAACGCAGGGCTCTCGCCGCAGcacgggg AAGGTGCAGG ATCCCcctgcaaggcctcttgtccctcaagagagtcaacagcaccgCCCAGTTTGGGAGTGTCAGCAAGCTTGCCAATGGGGCGTTCACCTCCCGCATCCAGACCATGGATCAAAACAGTGAACAGCACCGGCCCTag